In Bacillus sp. FJAT-45037, the following are encoded in one genomic region:
- a CDS encoding GNAT family N-acetyltransferase, which produces MRVKRLNDTQHIEALRLSEYAFQYDVSEERIPELIDRMKQHHQVYGIEEDGRVAAKLHLLPLNVYMQKRHWKMGGLAGVATYPEYRRSGYVKELILYSLNQMKEQGMSISMLHPFSVPFYRKYGWELFCNRMKVSIKKTNLAMKSEQSGSIKRWKGEGAHPDLTKVYDEYAKNFSGMLVRTEDWWKTVVKDMKVAVYYSESGEAKGFILYNIKDNKMDIEEFIAIDAESRVGLWNFICQHDSMVDEVDLDIHEREPLLHSIVEPRVDAKWKPYFMVRIVDVEKFLLEYSFQDVGKKVMVKVEDTFAEWNNHTFIIHQNQTIEKAQRESAESIRISVQNLAALCFGYKRPQELYEAGLLEVCEEQLLVLENLIPQSTPFFYDFF; this is translated from the coding sequence ATGAGAGTGAAAAGATTAAATGACACACAACATATCGAAGCATTACGTTTATCTGAATATGCGTTTCAATATGATGTGAGTGAAGAGCGTATTCCAGAACTAATAGATCGAATGAAACAGCATCACCAAGTTTATGGGATTGAAGAAGATGGGAGAGTAGCAGCAAAGCTACATCTATTACCGCTCAATGTCTATATGCAAAAACGTCACTGGAAAATGGGTGGGCTCGCGGGTGTTGCCACGTATCCAGAATATCGAAGGTCTGGCTATGTAAAGGAATTAATTCTATATTCATTGAATCAGATGAAAGAGCAAGGGATGTCAATCTCTATGCTGCATCCGTTTTCTGTCCCATTTTACCGGAAGTACGGTTGGGAATTATTTTGTAATCGGATGAAAGTGTCGATTAAAAAAACGAACTTAGCAATGAAGTCAGAGCAAAGTGGTTCGATCAAACGATGGAAAGGAGAGGGAGCTCACCCTGACTTGACCAAAGTATATGATGAATATGCAAAAAACTTTTCCGGAATGCTTGTTCGTACGGAAGACTGGTGGAAAACGGTCGTAAAAGATATGAAAGTAGCAGTCTATTATTCGGAGTCAGGTGAAGCTAAGGGCTTTATCTTATACAATATTAAAGACAATAAAATGGATATCGAAGAATTTATTGCAATAGATGCAGAATCTAGAGTAGGGCTTTGGAACTTTATTTGTCAGCATGATTCTATGGTTGATGAAGTAGACTTGGACATACATGAACGTGAACCGTTGTTACATTCGATCGTTGAACCACGAGTCGATGCCAAGTGGAAACCTTACTTTATGGTGAGAATTGTTGATGTGGAGAAATTTCTTTTGGAGTATAGCTTTCAAGATGTGGGTAAGAAAGTGATGGTGAAAGTGGAAGATACGTTTGCTGAGTGGAATAATCATACATTCATTATCCATCAAAATCAAACGATTGAAAAAGCACAAAGAGAGAGTGCAGAAAGTATTCGTATCTCCGTTCAAAACCTAGCCGCTTTATGCTTTGGTTATAAGCGACCACAGGAACTTTATGAGGCAGGGCTGTTAGAGGTATGTGAAGAGCAACTATTGGTTCTAGAGAATCTTATCCCGCAATCAACTCCATTTTTCTATGATTTCTTTTAA
- a CDS encoding exodeoxyribonuclease III, with the protein MKFISWNVNGLRACVKKGFLDFFNEVDADIFCLQETKLQEGQIELDLPGYEQYWNYAEKKGYSGTAVFSKKKPLSVHYGIGEKTSEVEGRIITLEFEKFYLVNVYTINSKRDLTRLEERLQWEDELKEYLMTLKEKKSVIYCGDLNVAHEEIDLKNARSNRGNSGFTIEERGKMTGLLQAGFVDSFRYTYPERTDAYTWWSYMRDVRARNIGWRIDYFIVSTDYQSNIKDAMIYADVMGSDHCPIGLKMEMN; encoded by the coding sequence ATGAAATTTATTTCTTGGAATGTAAATGGTCTACGAGCGTGTGTGAAAAAAGGATTTTTAGATTTTTTTAATGAAGTCGATGCAGATATTTTCTGCTTGCAAGAAACGAAATTACAAGAGGGGCAGATTGAGTTAGATTTGCCGGGGTATGAGCAGTATTGGAATTATGCTGAGAAGAAGGGATATTCTGGTACGGCTGTTTTCAGTAAAAAGAAACCACTTTCTGTACATTACGGTATAGGGGAGAAGACAAGCGAAGTAGAAGGAAGAATAATTACGCTTGAATTTGAAAAGTTTTATTTAGTAAACGTCTATACCATTAACTCGAAACGAGATTTAACTCGCCTAGAAGAAAGGTTACAGTGGGAAGATGAACTGAAAGAGTATTTGATGACTTTAAAGGAGAAAAAATCAGTTATCTATTGTGGTGACCTGAATGTCGCACATGAAGAAATTGATTTAAAGAATGCTCGATCGAACCGAGGGAATTCAGGATTTACAATCGAAGAAAGAGGCAAAATGACAGGATTATTACAAGCTGGATTTGTTGATAGCTTTCGTTATACGTATCCCGAAAGAACAGATGCATATACTTGGTGGTCTTATATGAGAGACGTTCGAGCAAGGAACATTGGTTGGCGGATCGATTATTTTATTGTTTCAACGGATTATCAATCTAATATAAAAGATGCGATGATCTATGCGGATGTGATGGGAAGTGACCACTGTCCAATCGGTTTAAAAATGGAGATGAATTAA
- a CDS encoding FMN-dependent NADH-azoreductase — MANVLFIKANSRPIDQSVSVKLYHTFLDRYKVANPEDTITELDLFEENLPYYDTDKINGMFKLANGIELSPSEQEATTLVNKYLEQFLAADKVVFAFPLWNFTVPAVLHTYMDYLAQAGRTFRYTAEGPVGLLTGKKVVLLNARGGVYSEGPAQSVEMAVNFVTNMLSFWGVEDISSVIIEGHNQFPDQAEKLIADGLESAQVLATKF; from the coding sequence ATGGCAAATGTATTATTTATTAAAGCAAATTCTCGTCCAATTGATCAATCAGTGAGTGTGAAGCTTTACCACACTTTCCTAGACCGTTATAAGGTAGCAAATCCAGAAGACACGATTACTGAACTGGATCTTTTTGAGGAAAATCTACCATACTATGATACAGACAAAATCAATGGTATGTTCAAACTCGCAAATGGAATTGAGCTATCTCCAAGCGAGCAAGAAGCTACTACTCTTGTAAACAAATACCTTGAGCAGTTCTTGGCTGCTGATAAAGTCGTTTTCGCATTTCCTTTATGGAATTTCACAGTACCAGCTGTCTTACACACGTACATGGACTATTTAGCTCAGGCTGGTAGAACTTTCCGTTACACAGCTGAAGGCCCTGTTGGATTACTGACAGGTAAGAAAGTTGTGTTGTTAAATGCAAGAGGCGGCGTCTATTCAGAAGGGCCAGCACAAAGCGTAGAAATGGCTGTTAACTTCGTAACGAATATGCTTAGCTTCTGGGGTGTAGAAGACATCTCATCTGTTATTATTGAAGGGCATAATCAATTCCCCGATCAAGCAGAAAAACTTATTGCAGATGGCTTAGAGTCCGCTCAAGTCTTAGCAACTAAATTCTAA
- a CDS encoding 3-oxoacid CoA-transferase subunit B: protein MGMGVDIRNRMAKRAAEEIEAGMIVNLGIGIPSLIPNHLSADLNVLFHAENGILGMGPSPPAGEEDATLCNAAGYPVTAAPGASYFDSAIAFGMIRSGYLDMTFLGGLEVSTQGDLANWIVPGKRVPGIGGAMELAQKAKRVVVLMNHTSKTGEPKIVDSCSFPLTAKKCVSLIITDMAVIEVTAKALLLKEVMAPYCVEDVIKKTGASLKLSGDLMIHRSSEEDDHV, encoded by the coding sequence ATGGGTATGGGAGTAGACATCCGTAATCGTATGGCTAAACGGGCAGCAGAAGAAATTGAAGCTGGAATGATTGTCAACCTTGGAATCGGAATACCGTCGTTAATTCCAAATCATCTTTCAGCAGATCTGAATGTACTCTTTCATGCTGAAAACGGAATTCTTGGCATGGGACCATCTCCACCTGCGGGAGAAGAAGATGCAACATTATGCAATGCAGCAGGATACCCAGTCACCGCTGCACCTGGAGCATCTTATTTCGATAGTGCTATTGCGTTTGGAATGATTCGATCAGGTTATTTGGACATGACTTTTTTAGGAGGGCTTGAAGTAAGTACACAAGGAGACCTAGCAAACTGGATTGTCCCAGGTAAGCGAGTGCCAGGGATCGGAGGGGCGATGGAGCTAGCACAAAAAGCAAAAAGAGTCGTTGTCTTAATGAATCATACGAGTAAAACAGGAGAACCGAAAATTGTTGATTCATGCTCGTTTCCGCTAACAGCTAAAAAATGCGTCTCACTTATTATTACCGACATGGCAGTCATTGAAGTAACTGCTAAGGCACTTTTATTAAAAGAGGTCATGGCTCCATATTGCGTAGAAGATGTTATCAAAAAGACGGGTGCTTCCTTAAAGCTTAGCGGAGATTTAATGATCCATCGATCGAGTGAGGAGGATGATCATGTCTAG
- a CDS encoding glycosyltransferase, giving the protein MLTSLLLLICLFWLVIYIDALIGMKKIERLESVKQKPSETPLLSVIVAARDEEASIEKSLRSQLKQTYKQIEWIVVNDRSNDATGEIIDLISKEDPRFHTLHITSLDKGWLGKNHALYRGYLKAKGEYLLFTDADILYHPKTIEKAISYVQENQLDHLTLAPNMSVKRFWPKAFVTFFLFGFSFFKRPWKANDDKSKTAIGIGAFNLVKRTAYEKIGTHRAIKERPDDDLMLGIRIKGHGYKQRMLTALSFIEVEWYATLKDAFIGLEKNTFAGLHYRYSMVWIAVTGVFTTHVIPFITLFFAHPLNQTLSLVAIGLIGLLYIQTVNRMTKGALKSLPVFPITALLFLYCIARAAFLTAKRGGIMWRGTFYSMKDLRK; this is encoded by the coding sequence ATGCTCACTTCATTACTTCTACTTATTTGTCTTTTTTGGCTTGTTATTTACATAGATGCCTTAATCGGAATGAAAAAAATAGAGCGGCTTGAATCTGTAAAACAGAAACCGAGTGAAACACCACTCCTATCGGTTATTGTTGCTGCTAGAGATGAAGAAGCATCGATTGAAAAAAGTTTACGTTCTCAACTGAAGCAAACGTACAAGCAAATAGAATGGATTGTAGTTAATGATCGGTCGAACGATGCCACGGGAGAAATCATCGACCTTATCAGTAAGGAAGATCCGCGATTTCATACACTACATATTACATCACTCGATAAAGGGTGGCTTGGCAAAAATCACGCCTTGTATAGAGGTTACCTGAAAGCAAAAGGGGAGTATCTCCTATTTACTGATGCAGATATTCTCTACCATCCAAAAACCATTGAAAAAGCAATTTCCTATGTTCAAGAAAATCAACTAGACCACCTCACGCTTGCTCCTAATATGAGTGTGAAACGTTTTTGGCCAAAAGCATTTGTAACCTTTTTCTTATTTGGTTTTTCATTCTTCAAACGTCCGTGGAAGGCCAATGATGATAAGAGCAAAACAGCAATTGGGATTGGCGCGTTCAATCTTGTGAAAAGAACAGCCTACGAAAAAATTGGCACTCATAGAGCGATTAAAGAACGTCCAGATGATGATTTAATGCTTGGGATACGCATAAAAGGACATGGCTATAAGCAGCGAATGCTCACTGCTTTATCTTTCATAGAAGTTGAATGGTATGCCACGTTAAAGGATGCATTTATCGGATTAGAAAAAAACACTTTTGCTGGACTGCATTACCGGTACTCGATGGTGTGGATTGCCGTAACAGGGGTCTTCACGACACATGTAATTCCATTTATTACATTGTTTTTTGCTCATCCTTTAAACCAAACACTTTCTTTGGTCGCTATAGGATTAATTGGATTGCTTTATATCCAAACCGTTAACCGAATGACTAAGGGGGCACTAAAGTCCTTGCCTGTCTTTCCAATAACTGCGCTTCTCTTTCTATATTGTATTGCTCGTGCGGCGTTCTTAACGGCAAAACGTGGAGGAATCATGTGGCGAGGTACATTTTATTCAATGAAAGATTTACGCAAATAA
- the safA gene encoding SafA/ExsA family spore coat assembly protein has product MRHFKRFTSLILLSVALVFGFGGTGVEASTSHTVASGDTMWKVALRYQVGVSEIINANPQVSNPNMIYPGQRLNIPSASSYLSMEEEVVSLVNTERAKHGLQPLQSNWELSRVARYKSEDMRDKNYFSHTSPTYGSPHQMIRNFGISYRASGENIAAGQTSAQAVFNAWMNSKGHRENILSSNYTQIGVGYAKGGSYGHYWTQMFIGR; this is encoded by the coding sequence ATGAGACATTTCAAACGATTTACCTCACTTATATTGTTGTCAGTTGCTCTAGTCTTTGGTTTTGGCGGTACAGGTGTTGAGGCCTCTACTTCTCATACCGTAGCGTCTGGAGATACGATGTGGAAGGTTGCTCTTCGCTACCAAGTTGGCGTAAGCGAAATTATTAATGCAAACCCACAAGTGTCTAATCCGAACATGATCTATCCAGGTCAACGCTTGAATATCCCAAGCGCAAGTAGTTACCTATCAATGGAAGAAGAAGTAGTTAGCTTGGTAAATACAGAACGTGCAAAACATGGCTTGCAACCCCTTCAAAGTAACTGGGAGCTCTCTCGTGTTGCTCGTTACAAGTCAGAGGATATGCGTGACAAAAACTACTTCAGTCACACATCACCAACATATGGTAGTCCTCATCAAATGATTCGTAACTTCGGTATCTCATACCGTGCATCAGGAGAAAACATCGCAGCAGGTCAAACATCTGCACAAGCTGTATTCAATGCATGGATGAACAGCAAAGGTCACCGCGAAAACATCTTATCATCAAACTACACACAAATTGGTGTAGGATATGCTAAAGGTGGTTCATACGGACACTACTGGACGCAAATGTTTATCGGTCGCTAA
- a CDS encoding MarR family winged helix-turn-helix transcriptional regulator, whose protein sequence is MRLTLQDYISIKIHKTDLYLTSYIKSKLEEHNLAPEQNLIMMLLWEKDGITQNDLVEKLEKDKTNIARMASNLEKKGFIKRLHCLDDRRSLRIYLTPSGKELGDIVIPMSESFNEIVCKDLSDQELYELDRLLTKVKNNVQMTL, encoded by the coding sequence TTGAGATTAACATTACAAGATTATATTAGTATTAAAATCCATAAAACGGATCTATATTTAACGAGTTATATTAAATCAAAACTTGAAGAACACAATCTTGCCCCAGAACAAAATCTCATTATGATGCTACTTTGGGAGAAAGATGGTATAACTCAAAACGATCTTGTTGAGAAGCTTGAAAAAGATAAGACGAACATCGCACGCATGGCTTCCAACTTAGAGAAAAAAGGATTTATAAAACGGCTGCATTGCTTAGATGATCGACGCTCATTAAGAATTTATCTCACTCCATCCGGTAAAGAATTGGGTGATATTGTCATTCCGATGTCAGAAAGTTTTAATGAAATTGTCTGTAAAGACCTGTCAGATCAAGAATTGTATGAGCTAGATCGACTTCTAACTAAAGTCAAAAACAATGTCCAGATGACGTTATAG
- a CDS encoding CoA transferase subunit A, which translates to MDEKRSLNKVGTLKQAMSVIHDGSTVMFGGFGGVGNPPTIIKGMLEKGVKELTLIGNDSAFPHIGIGQIIKNKQAKKLIASHIGSNPVTGQLMVDGELEVEFSPQGTLAERIRAGGVGIPAFLTDVGLGSVIEEGKQKVRLDNKDYLLETALRADVSIIFAKKADTFGNLIYETSARNTNPLVAMAGAFTIVEVEEIVELGEIHPAQVMTPGIFVDLVIQSEGVDWQWVWE; encoded by the coding sequence ATGGATGAGAAGCGATCCTTGAATAAAGTAGGGACATTAAAGCAAGCGATGTCAGTCATTCATGATGGCTCAACAGTGATGTTTGGTGGGTTTGGAGGTGTTGGCAATCCACCAACAATCATTAAAGGAATGCTAGAAAAAGGAGTCAAAGAACTAACACTAATAGGAAATGATTCAGCCTTCCCACATATTGGAATCGGTCAAATTATAAAAAATAAGCAGGCAAAAAAACTGATCGCCTCACATATTGGCTCTAACCCCGTCACAGGTCAGCTTATGGTTGATGGTGAACTTGAAGTCGAGTTCTCCCCACAAGGAACATTAGCAGAGCGAATTCGAGCAGGAGGAGTAGGTATCCCTGCTTTCTTAACCGATGTTGGTCTAGGGAGCGTGATCGAAGAAGGGAAACAGAAAGTAAGATTAGATAACAAAGACTATTTACTTGAGACTGCCCTTAGAGCCGATGTGTCGATTATATTTGCGAAAAAAGCGGATACGTTTGGCAACCTAATCTATGAAACAAGTGCTCGGAATACAAACCCACTAGTTGCAATGGCTGGAGCTTTCACAATTGTTGAAGTAGAAGAAATTGTAGAGCTAGGAGAGATTCACCCAGCACAAGTGATGACACCTGGAATTTTTGTTGACCTCGTGATTCAAAGTGAAGGAGTCGATTGGCAATGGGTATGGGAGTAG
- a CDS encoding peptidase: protein MSSRQKSHRSKRIREVIHAKKEETVQLLQQLVQADSTQGNEAAAQQIIIKTLELMKLDVDVWEPNGFELSQHPYFASSKSDFTGSPNVVGLLKGKGGGKSIILNGHIDVVPAGDLMQWTDHPYSGRIENGKMYGRGVTDMKGGNVALLLAMQAIQDLGISLKGDVLFQSVIEEESGGTGTLATLTRGYTADAAIIPEPTNMKFFPKQQGSMWFKVHVKGRAAHGGTRYEGVSAIEKSLLVVDHIRELETGRNKRIIDPLYKTIPIPVPINIGKISGGEWPSSVADLVTMEGRFGVAPEESLEEAKAEMKEWLKRLPEKDDWFIEHPVSLEWFGARWLPGSLEVEHELMQLLTKQFENVTGSSPIVEASPWGTDGGLLSNIGNIPCVVFGPGVTAKAHFPNEYIELEQIFICAKVIAETVIAWCGVDKD, encoded by the coding sequence ATGTCTAGTAGACAGAAATCGCATCGAAGCAAAAGAATTCGCGAGGTCATTCATGCCAAGAAAGAAGAGACCGTGCAATTGCTGCAACAGCTCGTTCAAGCAGACAGTACTCAGGGCAATGAAGCTGCGGCCCAACAGATCATCATTAAGACGTTAGAACTGATGAAGCTCGATGTTGATGTGTGGGAACCAAACGGATTCGAGCTCAGTCAGCATCCGTACTTTGCCTCCTCAAAATCTGATTTTACAGGTAGTCCGAATGTTGTCGGCTTGTTAAAAGGGAAGGGCGGAGGTAAGTCAATTATTTTAAATGGTCATATTGATGTCGTGCCAGCTGGGGACCTCATGCAGTGGACAGATCATCCATACAGTGGTCGAATTGAAAACGGAAAAATGTACGGTCGTGGTGTAACGGACATGAAAGGGGGAAATGTTGCGTTACTTTTGGCGATGCAAGCGATACAAGACTTGGGAATTTCTCTGAAAGGCGATGTCTTGTTTCAAAGTGTAATTGAAGAAGAAAGTGGAGGTACGGGAACTCTTGCAACATTAACGAGAGGCTATACAGCAGATGCTGCGATCATACCAGAACCAACGAATATGAAGTTTTTCCCGAAGCAACAAGGATCCATGTGGTTTAAAGTTCACGTGAAAGGACGTGCCGCACATGGGGGCACACGCTATGAGGGCGTAAGTGCGATTGAAAAAAGCTTGCTTGTGGTTGATCATATTAGAGAGCTAGAGACGGGAAGGAATAAGCGAATAATCGACCCCCTCTATAAAACAATTCCGATACCAGTCCCGATTAACATAGGGAAAATTAGCGGGGGAGAGTGGCCATCGTCCGTTGCTGATCTTGTCACGATGGAAGGACGATTTGGAGTGGCACCAGAAGAATCGTTAGAAGAGGCAAAAGCAGAGATGAAAGAATGGCTGAAGAGACTTCCAGAAAAAGATGATTGGTTTATAGAACATCCAGTGAGTCTTGAATGGTTTGGGGCAAGGTGGCTGCCTGGATCGTTAGAGGTCGAGCATGAATTGATGCAGTTATTAACGAAACAATTCGAGAACGTAACAGGTAGCTCTCCCATTGTAGAAGCATCACCGTGGGGAACAGACGGAGGATTACTATCAAACATAGGAAACATTCCGTGCGTCGTATTTGGACCAGGTGTGACAGCGAAAGCTCATTTTCCGAATGAATACATTGAGCTTGAACAGATCTTCATATGTGCAAAAGTGATTGCTGAGACCGTCATCGCGTGGTGTGGAGTCGACAAGGACTAG
- a CDS encoding GNAT family N-acetyltransferase, producing MGHKLLEYSMNSARNNQFKMIYLGTTLQFKADHRFYEKYGFEEVENKELP from the coding sequence ATCGGTCATAAATTATTAGAATATTCGATGAATTCGGCAAGAAATAATCAATTTAAAATGATCTATTTAGGGACTACGCTCCAATTCAAAGCTGACCATCGTTTTTACGAAAAGTATGGATTTGAAGAAGTAGAGAATAAGGAGTTACCTTAG
- a CDS encoding class I adenylate-forming enzyme family protein, which yields MFIIDQLKKQAQETPDQLITVFQEKETTYQEFYQYVEQLAGHFKDCGYEKEDIIALLIPNSDMFVICYYACQLAGVTVLPINHKLSSYEISYIINHSEAKGFIFDCSFEAVAKDIIQENHSITNKWTIGYEEGDSRIEDLMVNGSSSKALQQVVREAEDTAVVFYTSGTTGKPKGVMLSNENIRATAIIWKESMNLQATDRMQIVAPLFHCAASHVFTIPTIYAGGTVIIESAFSTKQALQTMEEQNVSIFFGVPAMYNLLLNEPTLKEHQFPSMRLLTYGAAPMPYELVKKVKESFSGVRVQNLYGQTENAPAATTLLDSDALTKIGSVGKALPYTDVRVVDSEGDEVPIGEVGEIIVMGPQVMKGYLKNREATNASLKNGWLYSGDLGRLDAEGFLYIVDRKKDMIIRGGENVYPVEVEEILYEISELVESAVIGVPDPVLGEAVKAYVVVKQQATITEDEIISYCRSRIAKYKCPSKVDFVEELPRNASGKVLKTTLRGWSEKVR from the coding sequence GTGTTTATTATTGATCAGTTAAAAAAACAGGCTCAAGAGACACCCGATCAACTCATCACGGTATTTCAAGAAAAAGAGACAACCTATCAAGAGTTTTATCAGTATGTGGAACAGCTCGCAGGTCATTTTAAAGACTGTGGTTATGAAAAAGAAGATATTATCGCGCTTTTAATACCGAACTCTGATATGTTTGTTATTTGCTATTATGCATGCCAGCTAGCAGGGGTGACAGTGCTCCCTATTAATCATAAGTTATCAAGCTATGAAATTAGCTACATTATCAATCATTCAGAAGCAAAGGGGTTCATCTTTGATTGCTCTTTTGAAGCTGTGGCTAAGGACATCATTCAAGAAAATCACTCTATAACAAACAAATGGACGATAGGATACGAAGAAGGAGATTCACGTATTGAAGATCTAATGGTAAACGGTTCTAGCTCTAAAGCGTTGCAACAAGTTGTTCGAGAAGCTGAGGATACGGCTGTGGTCTTTTATACTTCGGGTACTACAGGAAAACCAAAAGGTGTCATGTTATCAAATGAGAATATTCGAGCAACCGCTATCATTTGGAAAGAGTCGATGAATCTTCAAGCAACAGATCGGATGCAAATTGTCGCTCCCTTATTTCATTGTGCAGCTAGTCATGTATTTACGATTCCAACGATTTATGCAGGCGGCACTGTCATTATAGAAAGTGCTTTCTCAACAAAACAAGCTCTTCAAACGATGGAAGAACAAAATGTGAGTATTTTCTTTGGTGTACCCGCGATGTACAACTTACTGCTAAATGAACCGACGTTAAAAGAACATCAATTTCCATCCATGCGTTTGTTAACGTATGGAGCGGCTCCGATGCCTTATGAATTAGTGAAGAAGGTGAAGGAATCCTTTAGTGGGGTTCGGGTACAAAACTTATACGGGCAAACTGAAAATGCACCGGCTGCAACGACATTACTAGATAGTGACGCCCTAACGAAGATCGGTTCTGTCGGAAAAGCCCTTCCATATACCGATGTTCGGGTAGTTGATAGCGAAGGGGATGAAGTGCCGATTGGAGAAGTTGGCGAGATTATTGTTATGGGGCCTCAAGTGATGAAAGGGTATTTAAAGAATCGAGAGGCAACTAACGCTAGTTTAAAAAATGGCTGGCTATATAGTGGAGATCTAGGAAGATTAGATGCAGAAGGATTTTTATATATTGTCGATCGCAAGAAAGATATGATCATCCGTGGCGGAGAAAATGTTTATCCTGTTGAAGTCGAGGAAATCCTCTATGAGATCAGTGAATTAGTCGAGTCTGCCGTCATAGGTGTACCTGATCCTGTTTTAGGAGAAGCTGTTAAAGCATATGTTGTGGTAAAACAGCAAGCTACCATCACAGAAGATGAGATTATCTCCTATTGCCGATCAAGGATTGCAAAATATAAATGTCCGAGTAAAGTAGACTTTGTTGAAGAATTACCTAGAAATGCAAGTGGGAAAGTTTTAAAAACAACGCTCAGAGGTTGGAGTGAGAAAGTAAGATAG
- a CDS encoding Cof-type HAD-IIB family hydrolase — protein sequence MTYKMIVLDLDDTLLRDDHTISERTKEALMKAQEKDVKVVLASGRPTYGMVDIAKQLELAKYGSYILAFNGAKVINCKTNEEMYSSMLSPQQLHDLYRLSKREEVGIHTYMGDEIVTETNNKFTEIEGDITGMSVIEVESFIDSVDEPCVKALMVGEPDQLIHVEKKLQEELAGQLSVMRSKPYFLEFTEAGVTKGASLDSLIQSLGIKREEVIAMGDSYNDQTMIEFAGLGVAMGNAPDDIKAIANHVTETNMNDGVAKVVEEFVLKQVVTN from the coding sequence ATGACTTATAAAATGATTGTTCTTGATTTAGATGATACATTGCTTCGTGATGACCATACGATTTCAGAGCGTACAAAAGAGGCTTTGATGAAAGCGCAAGAGAAAGATGTGAAAGTCGTTCTTGCATCAGGACGCCCGACATATGGAATGGTAGACATTGCTAAACAATTGGAACTGGCTAAGTACGGTAGTTATATTTTAGCTTTCAACGGTGCTAAAGTGATTAACTGCAAAACAAATGAAGAGATGTATAGCAGTATGCTATCTCCACAACAACTACATGATCTTTATCGTTTAAGTAAGCGTGAGGAAGTTGGCATTCATACGTACATGGGCGATGAGATTGTCACAGAAACGAATAATAAATTTACAGAAATTGAGGGTGATATTACAGGAATGTCAGTAATTGAAGTTGAGAGCTTTATTGATTCTGTAGACGAACCATGTGTGAAAGCCTTAATGGTTGGCGAGCCGGATCAACTGATTCATGTTGAGAAAAAATTACAAGAAGAACTTGCTGGTCAATTAAGTGTGATGCGTTCAAAGCCGTATTTCCTCGAATTCACAGAAGCGGGTGTTACTAAAGGAGCCAGCCTAGACAGCTTAATCCAATCGCTTGGTATTAAACGTGAAGAAGTGATTGCGATGGGTGATAGTTACAACGATCAAACAATGATCGAATTTGCCGGACTTGGTGTTGCGATGGGAAATGCACCTGACGACATTAAAGCGATTGCTAATCATGTTACTGAAACAAACATGAACGATGGCGTCGCAAAAGTCGTGGAAGAATTTGTGCTTAAACAAGTCGTAACGAATTAA